The following proteins come from a genomic window of Rutidosis leptorrhynchoides isolate AG116_Rl617_1_P2 chromosome 10, CSIRO_AGI_Rlap_v1, whole genome shotgun sequence:
- the LOC139871042 gene encoding uncharacterized protein: MHTDGASGPEGVGAGIVLKSSEGEEYTFALRFSFPVTKNEAEYEALLSGMRVAKYLVVKELSVYVNSQLVANQFNGIDEAHDESMQKYLKLVQDLAVDFDLFQITQVSRTLNKKVDALSKLAALTFNHFKKEIWVEEVKVKFIDTDGVSVAVEEEEQSWMTPIVEFLNKGALPMDSTEARKIKMKAPMYLLDKGILYRKTFLGPHLWCLNPTQAESIIREVHEGMCALHSGHKTVASKIIQLGYY, encoded by the coding sequence ATGCACACAGACGGGGCTTCTGGTCCAGAAGGCGTAGGGGCAGGAATAGTCCTAAAAAGTTCAGAAGGAGAAGAATATACCTTTGCGCTGCGCTTTAGCTTCCCCGTAACAAAAAATGAAGCTGAGTATGAAGCATTGTTATCCGGAATGCGGGTAGCAAAATATCTGGTGGTAAAAGAGCTGTCTGTATATGTCAATTCGCAGTTAGTTGCAAACCAATTCAACGGGATAGATGAAGCACATGATGAATCGATGCAAAAATATCTGAAACTTGTGCAAGACCTTGCAGTAGACTTTGATTTATTCCAGATAACTCAGGTTTCAAGAACATTAAATAAAAAGGTGGATGCGCTCAGCAAGCTAGCCGCCTTAACATTCAAccattttaagaaagaaatttgggtCGAGGAAGTGAAAGTTAAATTCATTGACACAGACGGTGTATCTGTCGCAGTTGAGGAAGAGGAGCAGAGTTGGATGACACCGATAGTGGAATTTCTGAATAAAGGTGCATTGCCAATGGATTCAACAGAAGCGAGAAAGATTAAAATGAAAGCACCGATGTATTTGTTAGACAAAGGAATTCTATACAGAAAGACTTTCTTGGGACCCCATTTGTGGTGTCTTAATCCAACTCAAGCAGAGTCAATCATACGTGAAGTGCATGAGGGAATGTGCGCTTTGCACTCAGGGCACAAAACAGTGGCGTCCAAAATAATTCAACTCGGTTACTATTGA